In Sideroxyarcus emersonii, one DNA window encodes the following:
- a CDS encoding HPP family protein, with protein MKIREYFGKMSGTTRGSPPRVNNEEVVLSWIGAFLGIAAVAWVDHFFFEGTDLSLMIGSFGASAVLVYGAVRSPLAQPRNLVGGHMLSAVVGVVCWKLLHQYPWLAESVAVATAIALMHLTRTLHPPGGATALIAVTGSAAIHKLGFLYVLMPATIGPLILLAVALLFNNLPASRRYPEIWF; from the coding sequence ATGAAGATTCGGGAATACTTCGGCAAGATGAGCGGCACGACACGCGGAAGTCCCCCGCGTGTCAACAACGAGGAAGTCGTCCTGTCGTGGATCGGCGCATTCCTGGGCATTGCTGCAGTCGCATGGGTCGATCATTTCTTCTTTGAGGGAACCGACCTGTCGCTCATGATCGGCTCCTTTGGCGCTTCAGCCGTGCTGGTTTACGGTGCCGTACGCAGCCCTTTGGCGCAGCCGCGCAACCTGGTGGGCGGTCATATGCTCTCCGCAGTCGTCGGTGTCGTGTGCTGGAAACTGTTACATCAGTATCCCTGGCTCGCCGAATCGGTTGCGGTTGCCACTGCAATCGCCCTCATGCACCTGACCCGGACACTGCATCCGCCCGGCGGCGCTACCGCCCTTATTGCAGTGACTGGTTCGGCGGCAATACACAAACTGGGCTTCCTGTATGTGCTGATGCCGGCAACCATCGGCCCGCTGATCCTGCTTGCGGTAGCACTCCTGTTCAATAACCTGCCGGCATCGAGGCGCTATCCGGAAATCTGGTTCTGA
- a CDS encoding TonB-dependent receptor has translation MQIRNGIFAALLCAALGVAHAATDEPTDRAALPEILVSASRFEESSNHVPANVKVITREEIENSSSNNIPEVLSQLGGLVVNGTSLGQLGLGASVDMGGYGATANSTTLILLDGQRLNPIDSSAVSWESIPLGSIQRIEILRGGASVQYGNGAVGGVINIITRNTGAKVNDVTVKAGSFGTVMTNADLNLGSGNTVLKLNANAANTDGWRENSAADLYSFGGKLTEFLDGPDQIYLGVNASHSNAQAPGGVMGEVGQGNPQLAKFNNVGSANKVDNSRVWLGDVQRLSDELTFEGEAMYGTRTSNFYQPYYSSQAAFNAGFASPSNNSLQSWSWNLTPRVKADWGKWGTTVAGYDFNKSNEGSSDQYSALAQQNLTLYGASRMNDSGNATLLSRSPYIIERFPLSSSVEVSGGARRQTQAATAYDANAYSPAVNASKTYSANAADLAVNFNYLDGQKVFVKWNQSFRFPNIDEFWGWDPVTFNRIFNGILQPQVSQTYETGGEWNVWQTRLTASLFQSDTQHEIRYDPNTGANANDPNVIRRKGIMFDSTTSVTQNLIVSLGGKLQKSRYAGGAYNGNTISLVPDATFNARASYTLDAHWGLGGVMTYIGSQYYDGDVTNTLHKIPSATVADVYSSYKSGPWEARFTIKNIAGSNYATTGGHGSVSMPNGTFVSSYYYYPSDPRAYYLTLKYAY, from the coding sequence ATGCAAATCAGAAATGGAATCTTTGCCGCACTGTTATGTGCGGCGCTTGGTGTTGCCCATGCGGCAACAGATGAACCAACCGACAGAGCGGCATTGCCGGAAATATTGGTTTCCGCTTCGCGCTTTGAAGAAAGTTCAAATCACGTACCCGCCAACGTCAAGGTCATTACGCGAGAGGAGATCGAGAACTCCAGTTCAAATAATATCCCAGAGGTCCTGTCCCAGCTTGGCGGGCTGGTTGTAAACGGCACCAGCCTGGGGCAGCTCGGGCTGGGTGCTTCGGTTGATATGGGAGGATATGGAGCAACGGCAAATAGCACGACTCTGATCCTCCTTGATGGTCAAAGGTTGAACCCTATCGATTCGTCGGCCGTCTCATGGGAGTCGATCCCGCTGGGTTCCATACAGCGTATCGAGATCTTGCGGGGGGGAGCCAGCGTACAGTATGGCAACGGCGCGGTGGGCGGAGTGATCAACATCATCACCAGGAACACTGGTGCGAAAGTCAACGATGTGACGGTCAAGGCAGGCAGTTTTGGCACGGTCATGACCAATGCAGACCTGAACCTGGGCTCCGGAAACACGGTCCTGAAGTTGAATGCCAATGCGGCAAACACCGATGGCTGGCGGGAAAACTCGGCTGCGGACCTGTATTCTTTTGGCGGCAAACTGACCGAATTCCTGGATGGACCGGATCAGATCTACCTGGGAGTCAACGCAAGTCATTCGAATGCCCAGGCTCCCGGTGGCGTGATGGGAGAAGTCGGACAAGGCAATCCGCAACTGGCCAAGTTCAACAACGTGGGCTCGGCCAACAAGGTCGATAACAGCCGTGTCTGGCTGGGGGACGTACAGCGCCTGAGCGATGAGCTGACATTTGAAGGGGAGGCGATGTATGGCACCCGAACGTCGAACTTCTATCAGCCATATTATTCCAGCCAGGCTGCCTTCAATGCAGGTTTTGCAAGCCCAAGCAATAACAGTTTGCAAAGCTGGTCCTGGAACCTGACCCCGCGCGTGAAAGCGGACTGGGGCAAATGGGGAACCACGGTCGCAGGGTATGACTTTAACAAATCCAACGAAGGTTCAAGCGACCAATACAGTGCCTTGGCGCAACAGAACCTGACTCTCTATGGAGCAAGCCGCATGAACGATAGCGGCAATGCAACCTTGCTAAGCCGCTCGCCCTATATCATTGAGCGTTTTCCGCTGTCTTCATCGGTCGAAGTGAGTGGAGGTGCCAGGCGCCAGACCCAGGCGGCAACTGCGTACGATGCCAATGCGTATTCTCCTGCTGTCAATGCAAGCAAGACCTATTCGGCGAATGCTGCTGACCTGGCTGTCAACTTCAATTATCTCGATGGGCAGAAGGTGTTCGTCAAATGGAACCAGTCTTTCCGCTTCCCCAATATCGACGAGTTCTGGGGATGGGATCCTGTAACGTTCAACCGGATATTCAATGGCATCCTGCAGCCACAGGTGTCCCAGACCTATGAAACGGGCGGGGAATGGAATGTCTGGCAGACCCGGTTGACGGCCTCGCTCTTCCAGTCGGATACGCAGCATGAAATCAGGTATGACCCGAACACGGGGGCCAATGCGAATGATCCCAATGTGATCCGTCGAAAAGGGATCATGTTCGATTCGACCACCTCCGTCACCCAGAATCTGATTGTTTCACTGGGCGGGAAGCTGCAGAAATCCCGCTACGCTGGTGGCGCCTACAATGGCAATACCATCAGCCTGGTACCGGACGCCACATTCAATGCGCGCGCCAGTTACACGCTCGATGCCCATTGGGGACTCGGCGGGGTGATGACCTATATCGGTAGCCAGTATTACGATGGGGATGTGACCAATACGCTGCACAAAATACCATCCGCAACCGTTGCGGATGTGTATTCAAGCTATAAATCCGGTCCATGGGAAGCGCGCTTTACCATCAAGAACATTGCGGGGAGCAACTATGCAACGACTGGAGGGCATGGGAGTGTGAGCATGCCCAATGGAACGTTTGTATCAAGTTACTACTACTATCCGAGCGACCCCAGAGCGTATTACCTGACGCTTAAATACGCTTATTGA
- a CDS encoding MarR family winged helix-turn-helix transcriptional regulator produces MDAMARETLKKNEFEALSDFRYQLRCFIRFSEELTHQYGITNLQYLLLLHVKGYKGREWATIGELAERLQAHHNGVVSLATRCEKLGLIYRKRGSIDKRAVEIHLTPEGNKLVKVIANLHRNELLKLQGIFKIPGAGELGADQA; encoded by the coding sequence ATGGATGCCATGGCCAGAGAGACCCTGAAAAAAAACGAATTCGAGGCGCTTTCCGATTTCCGCTATCAATTGCGCTGTTTCATCCGCTTCAGCGAGGAACTGACGCATCAATATGGCATCACCAATCTTCAGTATCTCTTGCTGCTGCATGTCAAGGGTTATAAGGGCCGGGAATGGGCAACGATAGGCGAGCTTGCGGAACGACTGCAGGCCCATCACAACGGTGTGGTTTCTCTTGCCACGCGTTGCGAGAAACTCGGGCTGATATATCGGAAGCGCGGCAGCATTGACAAACGGGCAGTCGAGATTCATCTCACGCCGGAAGGCAATAAATTGGTTAAGGTCATTGCGAACCTGCATCGCAACGAATTGCTCAAATTGCAAGGCATCTTCAAAATCCCCGGAGCAGGGGAACTGGGCGCCGACCAGGCATGA
- a CDS encoding HPP family protein, which produces MKETTATTDKPAQSSNEVPEMELTDGDILDAMQHIPGYLDISTEDFRTIYHLAHHHAVGRLFGNLRAENLMRTNVLPLHPDMYLDEAAKALVRSGYKALPVVDADGAVIGILTENDFLRRLQVGTFLELLLHMLDDSFEFQHRCHETPVHKAMTAPAITVRQEAGIGEIIHAFHLHEGRSLPVVDGGGKLLGLLLRKDFLKAYDMEALR; this is translated from the coding sequence ATGAAAGAGACGACCGCTACCACCGACAAGCCGGCCCAGTCCAGCAATGAAGTACCCGAGATGGAATTGACCGATGGCGATATCCTGGATGCGATGCAGCATATTCCGGGGTATCTGGACATTTCGACCGAAGATTTCCGCACCATCTACCATCTGGCCCACCACCATGCAGTAGGACGCCTCTTCGGCAACCTCCGGGCGGAAAATCTCATGCGCACCAATGTCCTGCCTTTGCATCCGGACATGTATCTCGACGAAGCAGCAAAAGCCCTCGTCCGCTCAGGCTACAAAGCGCTCCCTGTGGTGGATGCGGATGGTGCCGTGATCGGGATACTGACCGAGAACGACTTCCTGCGGCGACTGCAGGTCGGCACCTTTCTTGAGTTGCTCCTGCACATGCTGGATGACTCGTTCGAATTCCAGCATCGCTGCCATGAAACACCGGTGCACAAGGCGATGACCGCACCGGCCATCACCGTCAGGCAAGAGGCTGGCATCGGGGAAATAATCCATGCATTCCACCTGCATGAAGGTCGCAGCCTACCTGTCGTCGATGGTGGCGGCAAATTGCTCGGTTTGTTATTGCGCAAGGACTTCCTGAAAGCCTATGACATGGAAGCCCTGCGATGA
- a CDS encoding hemerythrin domain-containing protein — protein MKRIPALQTLSREHHSALVLAKACIRAAELDAGTAIAVQCANVQLAFTAELMPHFDFEERNLLPVLSAAGDTALVERTLKEHEAMRGMVRTICDHNETAALAAFGHLLADHVRFEERELFPRYEMLVEK, from the coding sequence ATGAAGCGTATCCCGGCATTGCAAACACTTTCCCGCGAGCACCATTCGGCGCTGGTTCTGGCCAAGGCCTGTATTCGCGCAGCAGAACTTGATGCCGGCACAGCAATTGCCGTTCAGTGTGCCAATGTGCAACTCGCCTTTACGGCAGAACTGATGCCTCATTTCGACTTTGAAGAGAGGAACTTGCTGCCAGTCTTATCGGCTGCGGGGGACACAGCACTGGTGGAACGTACCCTCAAGGAGCACGAGGCGATGCGGGGAATGGTGCGAACCATTTGCGACCATAACGAGACGGCAGCATTGGCAGCATTTGGCCATTTGCTGGCTGACCATGTGAGGTTTGAGGAAAGGGAGCTGTTTCCCCGCTACGAAATGCTTGTGGAAAAATAA
- a CDS encoding RnfH family protein, with the protein MSDEKISIEVVYALPAEQTLLKLEVPQPTTIADAIRLSGLLDKHPEIDLEKGKFGIFGKLSKPDTVLREKDRIEIYRPLIADPKEVRRKRAEEGKAMKKGGGDL; encoded by the coding sequence ATGAGTGACGAGAAGATAAGTATCGAAGTGGTTTACGCGCTTCCCGCCGAGCAGACGCTGCTCAAGCTGGAGGTGCCGCAGCCGACGACCATCGCCGATGCGATCAGGCTTTCCGGATTGCTCGACAAGCATCCCGAGATCGACCTGGAAAAAGGCAAGTTCGGCATCTTCGGAAAATTGAGCAAGCCCGACACCGTATTGCGCGAAAAAGACCGCATCGAAATCTATCGCCCGCTGATCGCCGATCCGAAAGAGGTGCGCCGCAAACGCGCCGAAGAGGGCAAGGCGATGAAGAAGGGCGGCGGCGACCTTTGA
- a CDS encoding 3',5'-nucleoside bisphosphate phosphatase has translation MLDYDLHCHSNVSDGTLTPTELVARAASREVKVLALTDHDDVAGLEEAARAAASHGIAFINGVEISVTWRKHTLHIVGLHIDPEYPALVEGLRNIRSGRRHRAELMAESLARSGIGGVLEGAYRYAANPDIIGRTHFARYLVEIGHCKDVRSVFNRYLVNGKPGYVPHQWADLQEAISWIRGSGGIAVLAHPGRYTSGRKPMGRMTLLELLKEFVELGGQGIEVVSGSHTPPQYAEFARYAREFGLLCSCGSDFHGPGESYRDLGRLPDFPLECRPVWTSWETAAA, from the coding sequence ATGCTGGACTACGACCTTCACTGCCACTCCAACGTCTCCGACGGTACGCTCACGCCGACCGAACTGGTGGCGCGTGCCGCCAGCCGCGAAGTAAAGGTGCTGGCGCTGACCGATCACGACGATGTGGCCGGGCTGGAGGAAGCGGCCAGGGCGGCTGCGAGTCATGGCATTGCATTCATCAACGGCGTCGAGATATCGGTGACCTGGCGCAAGCACACCCTGCATATCGTCGGCTTGCATATCGATCCCGAATATCCGGCGCTGGTCGAAGGCCTGCGCAACATCCGCAGCGGTCGCAGGCATCGTGCCGAACTGATGGCCGAATCCCTGGCGCGCAGCGGCATCGGCGGCGTACTCGAAGGTGCCTATCGCTATGCAGCGAATCCGGACATCATCGGGCGTACCCATTTCGCGCGTTATCTGGTTGAGATCGGGCACTGCAAAGACGTGCGCAGCGTGTTCAATCGCTATCTGGTGAATGGCAAGCCCGGCTACGTGCCGCATCAGTGGGCGGATCTGCAGGAAGCGATCTCGTGGATACGCGGGAGTGGCGGTATCGCCGTACTGGCCCATCCGGGACGCTACACTTCCGGCCGCAAGCCGATGGGCAGGATGACGTTGCTCGAATTGCTGAAAGAGTTCGTCGAGTTGGGCGGGCAGGGCATCGAGGTGGTGAGCGGCAGCCATACGCCGCCGCAGTATGCCGAGTTCGCCCGCTATGCCCGGGAATTCGGGCTGCTGTGTTCCTGCGGTTCGGACTTCCATGGCCCCGGAGAGAGCTATCGCGACCTCGGGCGGTTGCCGGATTTTCCGCTGGAATGCCGGCCGGTGTGGACTTCGTGGGAAACGGCGGCAGCCTGA
- a CDS encoding site-2 protease family protein, which yields MNLDALIQTIALAAIPVLFAITLHEAAHGYAARHFGDLTAYQQGRISLNPLHHIDPVGTILLPLLTLFVGGILFGWAKPVPVNFAALRRPKQDMFWVALAGPASNLAMALIWGLMIKLALMFPGNYFAEPLIGMSQIGVTINAVLLVLNLLPLPPLDGGRIAISLLPHRQAYKLSKVEPYGMVILILLAVVPVGGQPILGWILTPLVSGVIRVIETIF from the coding sequence ATGAATCTTGATGCACTGATACAAACCATCGCGCTTGCCGCCATCCCGGTGCTGTTCGCCATCACCTTGCACGAAGCGGCGCACGGCTACGCGGCACGCCATTTCGGCGACCTGACGGCTTACCAGCAGGGACGGATATCATTGAATCCGCTGCACCATATCGATCCCGTCGGCACCATCCTGTTGCCGCTGCTGACGTTGTTCGTGGGCGGCATCCTGTTCGGCTGGGCCAAACCGGTGCCGGTGAATTTCGCCGCACTGCGCCGACCCAAACAGGACATGTTCTGGGTGGCCCTGGCAGGGCCGGCATCCAATCTGGCCATGGCCCTGATATGGGGCCTGATGATCAAGCTGGCATTGATGTTCCCCGGCAATTATTTTGCCGAACCGCTGATAGGCATGTCGCAGATCGGGGTTACAATCAATGCCGTTCTGCTGGTGCTGAATCTGTTGCCGCTGCCACCGCTGGATGGTGGCCGCATTGCGATCAGCCTGCTGCCGCACAGGCAGGCTTACAAGCTGTCGAAAGTGGAGCCGTATGGCATGGTCATCCTGATCCTGCTGGCAGTGGTGCCCGTCGGCGGGCAGCCGATATTGGGCTGGATTCTGACGCCGCTGGTGAGCGGCGTGATCCGGGTGATTGAAACGATTTTTTAA
- a CDS encoding VOC family protein — protein MSAWRPRNRSGLRQWCIGLILATATVAVASATAFELPPIAQPASGEHHPGKMIWADLVTPDLVAAKRFYGGLFGWTFRDIHGRNTEYAVALLDGAPVGGLVQRALRPHRHPAWLTFIAVKDIVAAERSVLTHGGKEISQPRMYLQRGKQAVFADPQGAVFGALQSSSGDPADVQALPGEWIWSSLVTSDPREAAAFYQAILGYEIFDFPSDDGLEHLFLATDNYARASSNTLPPGANTSPPHWLNFIRVSNAAEAAAKVRTLGGQVLVAPHPDRHGGMVAVVADPAGATFGLLEWTGTDSSEGAK, from the coding sequence ATGAGCGCATGGCGACCGCGCAACAGATCCGGCCTGAGGCAATGGTGCATCGGACTCATCCTGGCCACCGCAACCGTCGCGGTTGCTTCTGCCACTGCCTTTGAGCTTCCACCCATCGCCCAGCCGGCCAGCGGCGAACACCATCCGGGCAAGATGATCTGGGCCGACCTGGTCACGCCGGACCTGGTTGCCGCCAAACGCTTCTATGGCGGACTGTTCGGCTGGACCTTTCGTGATATTCATGGCCGGAATACGGAATATGCGGTCGCCCTGCTCGACGGCGCCCCCGTCGGGGGATTGGTGCAACGCGCGCTCCGGCCGCACCGGCACCCGGCATGGCTGACCTTCATCGCCGTGAAGGACATCGTCGCAGCCGAACGGAGCGTGCTGACCCATGGCGGCAAGGAAATCTCGCAGCCGCGCATGTATCTGCAGCGCGGCAAGCAGGCGGTATTTGCCGATCCCCAAGGCGCGGTATTCGGCGCGCTCCAGTCGAGCAGCGGCGACCCTGCGGATGTACAGGCACTGCCCGGAGAGTGGATATGGAGCTCCCTGGTGACTAGCGATCCCCGGGAAGCCGCCGCTTTTTACCAAGCGATTCTTGGCTACGAGATCTTTGATTTTCCCAGCGATGACGGCCTTGAGCACCTCTTCCTGGCGACCGACAACTACGCTCGCGCCAGCTCGAACACGCTTCCGCCAGGAGCCAATACATCCCCTCCTCACTGGCTGAACTTCATCCGGGTATCGAACGCCGCCGAAGCTGCCGCCAAAGTGAGGACGCTCGGCGGACAGGTCCTGGTTGCTCCGCATCCGGACCGACACGGTGGCATGGTCGCTGTCGTCGCCGATCCTGCCGGTGCGACCTTCGGCCTGCTCGAATGGACTGGCACCGACAGCAGCGAGGGGGCGAAATGA
- a CDS encoding HU family DNA-binding protein, whose amino-acid sequence MNRKELIDALADKTGSSKADADRTIGALIEIVTGALKKGDNVALVGFGTFEVRKRAARTGRNPATGETLKIKASKAPAFKAGATLKAAVNGAKK is encoded by the coding sequence ATGAACCGTAAAGAACTGATCGACGCATTGGCAGACAAGACCGGCAGCAGCAAGGCAGATGCAGACCGTACCATCGGCGCTCTGATCGAGATCGTCACCGGCGCACTGAAGAAAGGCGACAACGTTGCACTGGTTGGATTCGGGACGTTCGAAGTGCGCAAGCGCGCTGCCCGTACCGGCCGCAACCCTGCAACAGGGGAGACCTTGAAGATCAAGGCTTCCAAGGCCCCAGCTTTCAAGGCTGGCGCAACGCTGAAGGCAGCGGTGAATGGCGCCAAGAAGTAA
- a CDS encoding L-threonylcarbamoyladenylate synthase encodes MAQFFSVHPDNPQPRLIKQAAEMLRDGAVIVYPTDSGYALGCHLDDKDAVTRIRQIRGLDEKHLMTLMCRDLSELSRYARVDNAQFRLLKNNTPGSYTFILEATREVPRRLQHPKRSTIGLRIPDHPVALALLEELGEPLLSSTLILPDAEQPMTDVDEIRGHLERLVELIIAGGPVGTESTTVIDLTEAVPVLLRRGRGEVAHLGIEE; translated from the coding sequence ATGGCGCAGTTCTTTTCCGTTCATCCCGACAACCCGCAGCCTCGCCTGATCAAGCAGGCCGCAGAGATGCTGCGCGACGGCGCCGTAATCGTCTATCCCACCGATTCCGGTTATGCTCTCGGCTGCCATCTGGACGACAAGGATGCGGTGACGCGCATCCGGCAGATACGCGGCCTGGACGAGAAACACCTGATGACGCTGATGTGTCGGGACTTGTCCGAACTGTCCAGGTATGCACGCGTGGACAATGCCCAGTTCCGGCTGCTCAAGAACAATACGCCGGGCAGCTATACTTTCATCCTGGAAGCAACCCGGGAAGTGCCGCGCCGCTTGCAGCATCCGAAGCGAAGCACGATAGGATTGCGCATCCCCGACCATCCGGTCGCACTGGCCTTATTGGAAGAACTGGGCGAGCCACTGCTGAGTTCCACCCTGATTCTGCCCGATGCCGAGCAGCCCATGACGGACGTGGATGAAATACGCGGACACCTGGAACGCCTGGTTGAACTGATCATCGCCGGCGGTCCGGTAGGGACCGAATCGACCACGGTGATCGATCTGACAGAGGCTGTGCCGGTATTGCTGCGCAGGGGCAGGGGAGAAGTCGCACATCTGGGAATAGAGGAATAA
- the smpB gene encoding SsrA-binding protein SmpB, translated as MSIIQNKKAFHDYFIEEKHEAGLMLEGWEVKAIRAGRVQLKEAYVLAKDGALYLFGSHISPLQNASTHIHPDPVRTRKLLLHKHEIDKLIGKVQRAGYTIMPLDMHYKGGRVKLDIGLAKGKKEHDKRATEKERESKREAAQAMKKERR; from the coding sequence ATGAGCATTATCCAGAATAAAAAAGCCTTCCACGATTACTTCATCGAAGAAAAGCACGAAGCCGGGCTCATGCTGGAAGGGTGGGAGGTCAAAGCCATCCGCGCAGGACGGGTACAGCTCAAGGAAGCCTACGTCCTGGCCAAGGATGGCGCGTTGTACCTGTTCGGCTCCCACATCAGCCCCCTGCAGAACGCTTCCACCCATATCCATCCCGATCCTGTCCGCACCCGCAAGCTGCTGTTGCACAAGCACGAGATCGACAAACTCATCGGCAAGGTGCAGCGTGCCGGCTACACCATCATGCCGCTGGACATGCACTACAAGGGAGGCCGCGTCAAACTCGACATCGGCCTGGCGAAGGGAAAGAAGGAGCACGACAAACGTGCGACCGAGAAAGAACGCGAATCCAAGCGTGAAGCGGCGCAGGCGATGAAAAAGGAACGTCGGTAA
- a CDS encoding tryptophan--tRNA ligase has product MFADRVLSGMRPTGSLHLGHYHGVLKNWVEMQHQYECLFFVADWHALTTHYDSPQVIEQSVWDMVIDWLAAGVDPAQATLFIQSRVPEHAELNLLLSMITPLGWLERVPTYKDQQEKLTSKDLTTYGFLGYPLLMSADILIYRATKVPVGEDQIPHIEFTRELARRFNHMYGREPGFEEKAEAAVKKLGGKKAKLYAELRTRFQEQGDDEALESAKSLLDEQQNLSLGDRERLFGYLEGGGKMILSEPQAMLTAASRMPGLDGQKMSKSYNNTISLREDEAEVSKKIRTMPTDPARIRRTDAGDPEKCPVWQLHKVYSSDAIKQWVQQGCKSAGIGCIECKQPVISGVLEEQKPMRERAQLYLDDPSLVRNIIADGCEKARKLANETMRDVREAMGLGYN; this is encoded by the coding sequence ATGTTTGCTGATCGCGTGTTATCCGGAATGCGCCCCACGGGCAGCCTGCACCTGGGGCATTACCACGGCGTATTGAAGAACTGGGTGGAAATGCAGCACCAGTACGAATGCCTGTTCTTCGTGGCCGACTGGCACGCGCTGACCACGCATTACGACTCCCCCCAGGTCATCGAACAGAGCGTATGGGACATGGTCATCGACTGGCTCGCGGCCGGTGTCGATCCGGCGCAAGCCACCCTGTTCATCCAGTCGCGCGTACCGGAACATGCGGAATTGAACCTGTTGCTGTCGATGATCACCCCGCTGGGCTGGCTGGAACGGGTGCCGACCTACAAGGACCAGCAGGAGAAGCTGACTTCCAAGGACCTCACCACCTATGGTTTCCTCGGCTACCCCCTGCTGATGAGCGCGGACATCCTGATCTACCGCGCCACCAAAGTGCCGGTGGGGGAGGACCAGATCCCGCATATCGAGTTCACGCGCGAACTGGCGCGCCGCTTCAACCACATGTACGGGCGCGAACCCGGATTCGAGGAGAAGGCCGAAGCCGCAGTGAAGAAACTCGGCGGCAAGAAAGCCAAGCTGTACGCCGAATTGCGTACGAGGTTCCAGGAGCAGGGCGACGACGAGGCGCTCGAATCCGCCAAATCCTTGCTCGACGAACAGCAGAACCTGAGCCTGGGCGATCGCGAGCGCCTGTTCGGATATCTCGAAGGCGGCGGCAAGATGATACTTTCCGAACCGCAAGCCATGCTCACCGCAGCTTCGCGCATGCCCGGACTGGACGGCCAGAAGATGTCCAAATCGTACAACAACACCATCAGCCTGCGCGAAGACGAAGCTGAAGTGAGCAAGAAGATACGCACCATGCCGACCGATCCGGCGCGCATCCGCCGCACCGATGCGGGCGATCCGGAAAAATGTCCGGTCTGGCAGCTGCACAAGGTCTATTCCAGCGATGCCATCAAGCAGTGGGTGCAGCAGGGATGCAAGAGCGCCGGCATCGGCTGCATAGAATGCAAACAGCCTGTCATCAGCGGCGTGCTGGAAGAACAGAAGCCGATGCGCGAGCGCGCACAGCTCTATCTGGACGACCCCAGCCTGGTGCGCAACATCATCGCCGACGGCTGCGAGAAAGCGCGCAAGCTCGCCAACGAAACCATGCGCGATGTGCGCGAGGCGATGGGACTCGGTTACAACTGA
- a CDS encoding type II toxin-antitoxin system RatA family toxin, protein MALVEKTVLVPHTAEQMFNLVDRIEEYPQFMPWCGGASIQDMQGTTMHATLHIDYHHIKQHFSTENKRNPPQQIDMTLLDGPFKHLDGSWRFIPLSDEACKIEFRLQYEFSSKLLEKLVGPVFHHIANSFVDAFIHRADKVYANK, encoded by the coding sequence ATGGCCCTGGTAGAGAAAACGGTGTTGGTCCCGCACACGGCGGAGCAGATGTTCAATCTGGTTGATAGGATAGAGGAATATCCCCAGTTCATGCCATGGTGCGGCGGGGCAAGCATCCAGGACATGCAGGGTACGACGATGCATGCCACGCTGCATATCGATTACCACCACATCAAGCAGCATTTCAGCACCGAGAACAAGCGCAATCCGCCGCAGCAGATCGACATGACGCTGCTGGACGGTCCCTTCAAGCACCTGGACGGCAGTTGGCGATTCATCCCCTTGAGCGACGAAGCCTGTAAAATAGAATTCCGCCTGCAATACGAATTTTCCAGCAAATTGCTGGAAAAGCTGGTGGGGCCGGTGTTCCACCATATAGCGAACAGTTTCGTGGATGCCTTCATCCATCGCGCAGACAAGGTTTATGCGAACAAATGA
- a CDS encoding TusE/DsrC/DsvC family sulfur relay protein, with protein sequence MQRQGIDEEGYLVDPMDWNEEVAREFANIENIDLTEDHWDAIRFMRQYYAEHQVAPDVRHVMKHLAERLGAESRNRIFELFPYGYVKQACKIAGMKRPRAWSTG encoded by the coding sequence ATGCAAAGACAAGGAATTGATGAAGAGGGATATCTGGTCGACCCGATGGACTGGAACGAGGAAGTCGCCAGGGAATTCGCCAATATCGAGAATATCGATCTGACCGAAGATCATTGGGATGCGATCCGGTTCATGCGGCAATACTATGCCGAACACCAGGTCGCACCGGATGTTCGCCACGTCATGAAACATCTGGCAGAGCGACTGGGGGCGGAATCGCGAAACAGGATATTCGAGCTGTTCCCGTATGGGTACGTCAAACAGGCTTGCAAGATTGCAGGCATGAAACGCCCCAGAGCATGGAGTACCGGCTAG